A single window of Paenibacillus sp. FSL H8-0537 DNA harbors:
- a CDS encoding cytochrome C oxidase subunit IV family protein encodes MASNHSTAEDQRPVRHNSEGPKKHIIAFIFSILLTLVAFAAVAAGEINKSFIYIIIMGCAMLQVFVQMAFWMHMKDRGHVFATVGILMGVFIAFTCIIMAEYWVWW; translated from the coding sequence ATGGCAAGCAATCACTCGACAGCTGAAGACCAGCGTCCAGTTCGCCACAACTCAGAAGGACCGAAGAAGCACATTATTGCTTTCATTTTCTCCATATTGCTAACACTCGTGGCATTCGCTGCGGTAGCGGCTGGCGAAATCAATAAAAGCTTCATCTATATCATTATCATGGGTTGCGCTATGCTCCAAGTATTCGTACAAATGGCATTCTGGATGCATATGAAAGACCGCGGCCACGTTTTCGCTACGGTCGGCATTCTTATGGGTGTATTCATTGCATTCACGTGTATCATTATGGCGGAATATTGGGTTTGGTGGTAA
- a CDS encoding cytochrome (ubi)quinol oxidase subunit III, which translates to MSTHSHADGHLPHEPEKATLEGRNKVLGFWLFLGGETVLFGTLFSAFLALRHQVLDGPQPSELFKLSLVAAATAILLTSSLTSVFAIQALHNHNVKALINWLIVTVVLGLGFLGLEIYEFYHYVHEGHGFTTSAFSSSFYTLVGFHGAHVAFGIFWISSIIGQLMKKGLTVVTAPKVYVAGMYWHFIDVVWVFIFTVVYLMGKVV; encoded by the coding sequence ATGAGTACACATTCACATGCAGATGGGCATCTTCCTCATGAGCCCGAGAAAGCCACTCTTGAGGGCCGCAATAAAGTATTAGGCTTCTGGCTATTTCTTGGTGGTGAAACGGTCTTGTTCGGAACGCTGTTCTCGGCGTTCCTTGCTCTTCGCCATCAAGTGCTGGATGGACCGCAGCCGAGCGAGCTGTTTAAGCTTTCGCTCGTTGCAGCAGCAACTGCTATTTTGCTTACATCAAGCTTGACTAGCGTATTTGCTATCCAAGCGCTGCATAATCATAATGTAAAAGCGTTAATCAACTGGTTGATCGTAACCGTAGTGCTCGGACTTGGATTCCTTGGACTCGAAATTTATGAGTTTTACCACTATGTGCATGAAGGACATGGCTTTACGACAAGTGCGTTCAGTTCTTCCTTCTATACGCTAGTCGGTTTCCACGGTGCTCACGTTGCGTTCGGTATTTTCTGGATTTCCAGCATTATCGGACAGTTGATGAAAAAGGGCCTTACGGTTGTTACAGCTCCTAAAGTGTATGTTGCAGGTATGTACTGGCACTTTATCGACGTAGTTTGGGTATTTATCTTCACCGTCGTTTATTTGATGGGAAAGGTGGTCTAG